DNA from Triticum aestivum cultivar Chinese Spring chromosome 7D, IWGSC CS RefSeq v2.1, whole genome shotgun sequence:
CAGCGCCTATAGGCATCCCGCCGCCACACCTGATTGCAGATCTTTGGGGTTGCATGTTACCCCCTCCCCTCGGTGCATGCGACATAAGGCCTTCTAGTCTACTTACCATATTCATATTGTTACCGTCACCGAAGATCTAGTTCTACAGATGAGGACGCTAGCTAATTCTCCGCATGTGCAAACGTTCTATGTAATTTTGTCTTGTAATCATGGTTACACTTCAGTAACTCTCTCCGTCTCATATTAATTGACGCTCAAGCGGATATATCTAGCAGTATATTCACGTGGAGAAATCTCCCCCCGCCAAGACAACAAGGACCTTTGATAGAAAAACTAAAGTTAACATTAACCATTCTCCCTAGCTTACTCTGTTACATCTCCAATTTTCTCTAACCCTCAGTTCAAAGAAACAAACAACGACGCCCAGTCTGAAGTAGGATTTTACAATGTTGAACCGCTGCTTCATTGTCATACGGTTGGGAAAGAATGACGTCATCGTAAAAACGGTGACATGGGAGAGACACTAACTAAAGCAAATTGGCATCACACTTGCGACCACTATCGACATGACAGGACGAAGCGCCAAAAACAATCCCGGATCTAGGGCCGAAGATTCTAGGGACTCAAAGACCACAAGCTCTCTAATGTGTGTCATCATTCATACCTGACTTCTGACTTGGCGAGGCGTAGGAGACACAACATGTGATTTAGTTTCGAAGATATCGTGCAAGGAAGTCAATAGTGAAAACAGTTTATAATTCAGAAGCTTGTTTCAAATCCAAAAAAAAAGGTTCATACAAATATCTTCCTAAAAAATCTCCTAAAACTCTCTGTTGGCAAAAGTGGCACACACAGTACATGATGTCAACAGAGATTTTAATTTAAGCAGCCTACTAGCTTTGGTCCACTAACCTAGAGAATGGCCAGGCAATGCAATCAGACCGGCAGCTCACAACTCACTCATCCACCAGGGCCATATGGTGATTTCTGCATGACATGTCTGGTGAATTTACTGAGGCATAGCCGCATAACTAAGCAACAGTTTCCTTCTTGCAACGAGCTTTTCTTGTCTGAAGGAAGACATCAGTCAGGACGGTCTTGGACTTCAGCGAAGCAAGGAGTATGTCCAGCGCCTGACATTCCAACACAGATATCATGAACTGCACCAATTAATCAAAACCACATGGGAAACTAGTGATAAAAATAAGAGAGTATGTGTGTAACCTCTTCCTTGCCAATCTTCACCATTTTTTCTTGCAGCATGCTCAGGTCCTTGACACCGCACTGGGCGAGCAAGGCAATGCTTGCCACGCTGGACGCCGGTATCATCGAGAGATCGTCCTTGACTGTATACGTGGCTGTCCCGACCACAAACCCCTCACTTTTGACATGCAGTATAGCTTTGTTCATTCCGGTGGAGCAACTTGGGCATTTGCTGCCTTTAGCAACTGAAAAATACCCACAACTATGGCTTGTGTAGCAGCATCTTTTCCCCTCACAGGTGAAGAATCTGCTACAGGCATTTAACTGTGCATCCCCCATCAGCTGTTGCAAGGGAGAGAGCATACCGGGGGAAATTGTTGGCTTGATGTAGGGCTCCTTGCCCTTGGTTGAGAATACATACGTGGCATCAAGCGTCTCCAGGCTATCAAGAACATTCCCAATGATGCCAACCATACGCTCTTTGGTGAGCAGGTTGATGACGGTGCTCATCGGGAGGCATAGGAGGCTGGACAGCAACTCGACCACTTCATTGTCAGCCTCGGCAAAGCAGACTTTCTGAGCCTTGGTATCAATCAGGAGCTTCATCGATAACTCCTTAGTAGCCATGATATTCCCTTTTTATCCGAATGTTTTCAATTGATCGGTTTCTACTCCTGCACTAGCAAAACAGGGTCAACTAAGGCATTCAAAATTAGGCAGTGTTCTAGTTCAGATCATCAAAATGAGCAAAATAAAAAAATCACAATCAATTATTAGAGCCAAATAGAGTAACAAATTTTGTGAGACTGTAACCCAAAAATTAAATAGTGAGGACACCAGAAAATATAATAAGAAGACCACAAGACATACCAATCATGCATATTAACAGTTTGTTGttattatatactccctctgtcccaaaataagagTCATGGCCACAAcaattattttgggacggagggactaTAAAATTAGATAAACGGCCAAGGTCACGGGTTATATTGAAAGCCTATAAGAATACAACTCTGGAATATTGTGCTCCGACCAGACTTTGAAAAGGAGAAACACACAGAGATAGTAGCTTTACCCTACTCAAGTTTGTTATTTCTTCCCTCCTTGCCCAATTACTacaccctccgtcccaaattaagtgtctcaactttagtagaCACTAATTTTGGGACGTAGGGAGCACTTATTACTGATATTTTAACTATGCAAAAGATAATACTTACAAAAGCAAGGTATGGGTCTGAACATTACTGCACAAGCCACAAGGTTCCGTATGAGATTTGGTCGCAGATATGAAAAAGCTGATAACTATAGAAGCAACGACACTTTTTTCCAGATTGAGTCTTGAAAGTCAAGTGGACAATGGGACTAGATGTTATTGTACCAGGGCGGCGCGGCATCCTATTGATAATAGTGTTTAATGAAAGATCTCTCCGCAGACGATTGTTATTAAGCAAACTGTGTACAGGAAAAATGGGTTCAGACTAAATCATCTATTTTACATTTTGTTTGTGGTGTGCCATTTATAAAATTGATTAAAACAAGTTTCGAACAATGATGCTAAAAAAAATGTAAACACTAACCCTTAATTGTAATAATCATCCCCAGCTCACCAAGCACAAATACGATCTTTGGGTTTTATTTCTGAGGTCCAATTTTTTTTTCAATCATGCTCATCTAAACATAAAAAACCCTAAAACCAGTTTACGTTGCAGACGAAGAAATATTTCTTTACCTCGTCGTAATGCCTTGGAGGAACTTCGTGGAGCTACCCTAGAATGCCACAAACTAAAAAACTGGATTAGATCAGATCTATTCTGTTTGCGTCTTTGTGGTGCAAATTAAACATAGATAGATTCACACATTGATAATGGATCTTTGGTCCTTGGAATGCCCTACGGCTCCTTTCCTTCCACGTCTTCAGAAGGCCAACAAACTCCACTATAGAATATTTTATCCAAATGTTAGTAGAACTACAAGATTTTGCATGTTTTTCAGTTGCGAATTACAAGATTGAAGATAGAAGTGCATGGATTAATGTGAATAAATTTGTGAAAACTAATTCAAAACCATCCCCCTCTTTTTAAGTTCAAGAATTATCCCTGGTACTAAACCAGCAACAAGTAatatatggatcggagggagtactgttTTGTAAACTCCATTCCCCTCATATAAGCAGTCCCTTCCAAAAAACCCGAGAAAGATCAACTGAAATCCTGAATATGCAGACATATATCAGCGACAACAACGATCTCCTATTCAGATGTGACAGATTTCATCTATCGCGGAAAGAGCTAGCTAGGGTGGATTCGTCGCGAATAAAAGTGGAAAGCAACTGCAAGGAGAAGCAAGTGGATTACGTAGGACGACTGGCGGGGACGAAGCATCTCACCGTGATGATCGCCGCGTGCGGGAGAAGAGCGGCGGCGACGAAGTCGACGAGGATTCTTCTTTGATGCAACCTGGCAGGTCACAATGGGCGACCGGATGGGTTACAAATTAGTTAAGGACTCGTGTGGGATATACAATGCGGGCCATTTACCCTGATTAATTAGCAGCGTCGCGTCGTTAGGCCCAGCTCTGCATTAAGCCCATTACTCGCGTCGCGTCGCTACTTCCCGAACTTTCGTCTCCTCCAAAAAAAAAAACGCGAACTTTCTTCTCCCCTTCCTTTATTTTCTTTTCGTTACGCCCAATTATGGAATCAACCTGTCCACGGACCCGGACGTCACCTCGTGGTCTTTGGAGCCCTCTGGCATCTTTTCCACCAAGTCGCTGTACAAGTACAATAGGTTAGCGGCGGGAGGTGAGCAAGAGGAGATGCAGGACCTTTGGAAGAGCAAGTTGCCACCAAAAATTAAGGTATTCCTGTGGCAACTAATAAGAGGGCGGCAGCCATCGGGTGACCAAGTGCTTAAGCGGAATGGGCTGGGGGATGGCCAATGCCAACTGTGCTGGGTTGCGGAGGACCCGAACCACTTTTTTTTTTACTGTGTGTCCGCCCAATTTTTGTGGAGCTGCTTCAGGGAAGTCTGGGGCAATGGCTAGTCCCAACCAACTTCCCTGACTAGCACCAACTAGTGTCCGGTTGCTCGGGCCAGGTTTGCTGATTGATGTGGGTGAATTTTGGGACCTTGGCATGGACTCTGTGTGGTGTGATCGAAATAAACTTGTTATTGAGCATATTTTTCCTTCAAGGGCAACAGATGCGATTTACAAGCGGTGTGGCTTGTTGCACCAGTGAAAGCCTCTATCCAAGTGGCGGGATAAGTTGGCGATCTACAAATTGACGAGGAAGCACAAGGAGGTGGCGGCCAGGCTACTCATGATCCTTTACCCTCCTTGAGTCTTTATTGCTTTTTGTGGGTGTGTTGAGATGTAGCTCCCAGCGTATTCTGAACTTTCTTTTGTACTTTCGTTGTTTGCGTGTCGTGTGCTGGGTGTGTGGTGTTTGTGGACCTCTGTTTCTTCGGTGGGATGCTTGTATGTTTGCGgtcgttgctttatttataaagcggggcgaattACCTTTTTCGGTAATTATGGAATATAGATCTCTTCGGTTCGAAATTTTATTTTATGGATGGCTCTATCAGTTGGGAGAAAATAAGTATAGTAGCATAAAGATAACATTTTTTTCCTGAATTGTTTTTAGGAAAAGTTTGCTGAACAGATTTTTTTCGAAACATTTAAGAAAATGTTTTAAGAAAAATCCATGGATTTATGAAACTGATAGATGCAACCAACATACGTGTTTGACACATTTATCTTCAAATGTTCGTTGTGTATTGAAAATTATTGatatattttcatgagtgaaaaccATACGTGGTTTTTGGGATAGTGGAGGGTTAAACGCACGATTTTAGTAAATCGGTTTTTGGATGCTTTTTAGGAAAACACGCTTTAGACGAACCTCTGATGTAGCGCGACTTGTCCAAGGTAATGTGTGATGTGGAGAAACCGTGTACGGATAACCTGTTTTTAGAAAAAAATTACTATTAGTCATTTTTCTATACACTAGATTTCTT
Protein-coding regions in this window:
- the LOC123168293 gene encoding uncharacterized protein, which translates into the protein MATKELSMKLLIDTKAQKVCFAEADNEVVELLSSLLCLPMSTVINLLTKERMVGIIGNVLDSLETLDATYVFSTKGKEPYIKPTISPGMLSPLQQLMGDAQLNACSRFFTCEGKRCCYTSHSCGYFSVAKGSKCPSCSTGMNKAILHVKSEGFVVGTATYTVKDDLSMIPASSVASIALLAQCGVKDLSMLQEKMVKIGKEEALDILLASLKSKTVLTDVFLQTRKARCKKETVA